The Pontiella agarivorans genome window below encodes:
- a CDS encoding alpha/beta hydrolase has translation MMHKGLFSGFCLMMGVAVMAQNEIKLWNGDMPGTGAEKSEELAPDKGDDVIRLTNVSEPTLQLFMAKSEDSVPFVIICPGGGYSILSMNSEGTEIAEWLNSIGVSAAVLKYRVPGNRTGALADAKQAVKMAREHASDWKIDPRKIGMLGFSAGGHLTAACSNSETRPDFSVLVYPAYLFKKGGIELVDEVRVDAETPPAFVVQAKDDKKYYRSTLAYTKALDAAGVEVESHLFARGGHGFGMRDRGHPVHTVWPVLCEAWMRDTGILEQ, from the coding sequence ATGATGCATAAAGGATTGTTTTCCGGGTTTTGTTTAATGATGGGGGTTGCGGTGATGGCGCAGAATGAAATTAAACTTTGGAACGGCGATATGCCGGGGACCGGTGCGGAAAAATCGGAAGAGCTGGCCCCGGATAAAGGGGATGATGTTATTCGGCTGACGAATGTCAGTGAGCCGACGTTGCAGTTGTTTATGGCGAAGTCGGAAGATTCGGTGCCTTTTGTGATTATCTGTCCCGGTGGCGGCTACAGCATTCTGAGCATGAATTCGGAGGGAACGGAGATTGCGGAGTGGCTGAATTCCATCGGAGTTTCGGCGGCGGTATTAAAGTATCGGGTTCCGGGAAATCGCACTGGTGCGCTGGCGGATGCCAAACAAGCGGTGAAAATGGCTCGGGAGCATGCTTCCGATTGGAAAATCGATCCGCGGAAAATCGGGATGCTGGGTTTTTCGGCCGGCGGACATCTGACGGCGGCGTGCAGTAACTCTGAAACCCGGCCAGATTTTTCGGTGCTGGTTTATCCGGCCTATCTGTTCAAAAAGGGCGGAATTGAGCTGGTGGATGAGGTTCGGGTGGATGCCGAAACACCGCCGGCGTTTGTGGTGCAGGCAAAGGACGATAAAAAATATTATCGCAGCACGTTGGCGTACACGAAGGCTTTGGATGCGGCCGGCGTGGAAGTGGAATCGCATCTGTTTGCGCGGGGTGGACACGGCTTTGGCATGCGCGACCGCGGGCATCCGGTACATACGGTGTGGCCGGTGCTCTGTGAAGCGTGGATGCGCGATACCGGAATTTTAGAACAGTAA
- a CDS encoding CRISPR-associated protein Cas4 — MGQLKNTFSWSFSASEDFEQCRRRRYWSKYAMWGGWARNATEEQKTAYRLNKMDNRWGLMGQAAENAIMWVLRQHQAGKSVTVDDAWNTIARPFMTKKWNESLEGNWRTSPKQFCCLRDHYYGKLSGEEEKEAKRALAAQIRNCIQNFIDLVLPRVGNVQPQQEFRIATPETGGDVEHFIYEGVKIYSIPDYAYKIGDEVHIHDWKAGKIKADQHKLQLSLYALWAIVKYGAQLDKIFLYVEYLNEGQVLPFQITNEELEETKLLMSDSVGAMTEYLVDEDREKNEPLPKEEWELTLDPANCGMCDFYELCKPELDGLGG; from the coding sequence TTGGGTCAGTTGAAAAATACATTTTCGTGGTCGTTCAGTGCATCGGAGGATTTTGAGCAGTGCCGTCGGCGGCGCTACTGGAGTAAATATGCGATGTGGGGCGGCTGGGCGCGGAATGCGACCGAGGAGCAGAAGACGGCGTATCGGCTGAATAAAATGGACAACCGCTGGGGATTAATGGGGCAGGCGGCGGAAAATGCCATTATGTGGGTGCTGCGGCAGCATCAGGCCGGTAAATCAGTGACGGTGGACGATGCCTGGAATACCATTGCCCGCCCGTTCATGACCAAAAAATGGAATGAGTCGCTCGAAGGAAACTGGCGGACGAGCCCGAAACAGTTCTGCTGCCTGAGGGATCACTATTACGGCAAACTTTCCGGCGAAGAGGAGAAAGAGGCCAAGCGGGCGCTGGCGGCCCAGATCCGTAACTGCATTCAGAATTTTATTGATCTCGTGCTTCCAAGGGTTGGAAATGTTCAGCCGCAGCAGGAATTCCGTATCGCCACACCGGAAACGGGCGGAGATGTGGAGCACTTCATTTATGAAGGGGTGAAGATTTATTCGATTCCTGACTATGCCTATAAAATCGGCGATGAAGTCCATATTCACGACTGGAAGGCCGGTAAGATAAAAGCCGATCAGCATAAACTGCAGCTTTCGCTTTATGCGCTGTGGGCAATCGTGAAATACGGCGCACAGCTGGATAAAATTTTTCTTTATGTTGAATACCTTAATGAAGGCCAGGTGCTGCCGTTCCAGATTACGAACGAAGAGCTTGAAGAAACAAAGCTGCTGATGAGTGATTCCGTGGGGGCGATGACCGAATATCTGGTGGATGAAGATCGCGAAAAAAATGAGCCGCTGCCCAAAGAGGAGTGGGAGCTGACCCTTGATCCGGCCAATTGCGGGATGTGCGATTTCTATGAACTCTGCAAGCCGGAACTGGATGGATTGGGCGGATAG